A genome region from Hymenobacter tibetensis includes the following:
- a CDS encoding putative porin, which produces MIFKRWPFGHPTVLVARLGRCQWALLSILLFVLLGRAVPVQAQILDDSTKVLYGARTTRVIYEDDILRDRTEGRIIDTTLTNFPSSRNWYHDSTFYQDLGLVGTAARPLLWRTNTQLGYRLGRNVFDRYARDPATIPYYDTKSPYTFFRFIQGSFGEQVFELSYTRSINKNASVGLAYERFASNKLYNAISRSGLVEHTNFLLFARFQSTDERYRALFNYSNVRHQAAESGGAYYQAATTQQPADTVPEQLFGYDEEISRLTEAANTEHRDGIRFVQSYRLIGRGLTAYHIVDFRRQRNRFLDDFGRVPQGQASNRDLLFYPVALLSRAGTNDKAELRQVENTVGVLGRNELVNYRIYARHRGVSLSTHRRIEDPINPLPNDSEPYSNIFLGGTANFRYKIFAIETVGEYALPKPDQGSKFGEYWARGLARLGPLTGEVLISSYSPTLTQQQFSGNHYRWGQKFNEAKYTYDDGLGLKNTNVQQLTVRLDQTLGQHRLEASGAIVNITNLVYYNELGEPEQTSDPLGQRVLTASVRHRFNVGKLFFDNQAHATTGGEDDVEGIRIPGLITNSKIYYQGSVFKNALFGQIGAEVYYQSSWKPYDYSPSTQQFYVQNGFTAANFAVADAFLTADIRTVAVFLKVAYLNQGLQRDGFFVTPYYTTLPRRFQIGIRWQFFD; this is translated from the coding sequence GTGATTTTTAAACGCTGGCCGTTCGGCCACCCAACGGTTCTGGTTGCCCGGCTTGGACGTTGCCAGTGGGCATTGCTCTCCATCTTGCTATTCGTGCTGCTAGGCCGTGCCGTGCCGGTGCAGGCCCAAATCCTCGACGATTCCACGAAGGTGCTGTACGGTGCCCGTACCACTCGCGTTATCTACGAAGACGACATACTGCGCGACCGGACCGAAGGCCGCATCATTGACACGACGCTTACCAATTTCCCCTCGTCTCGTAATTGGTACCACGACAGCACTTTCTATCAGGATTTAGGCCTTGTGGGCACCGCTGCCCGGCCGCTATTGTGGCGTACCAACACGCAGCTCGGCTACCGGCTCGGCCGCAATGTCTTTGATCGGTATGCCCGCGACCCAGCCACCATTCCTTACTACGACACCAAATCGCCCTACACCTTCTTTCGCTTTATTCAAGGAAGCTTCGGCGAGCAGGTGTTCGAGCTTTCGTACACCCGCAGCATTAATAAGAATGCAAGTGTAGGGCTCGCCTATGAGCGTTTTGCTTCCAACAAGCTATACAATGCTATATCCAGAAGCGGGCTGGTAGAGCATACCAACTTCTTGCTTTTTGCACGGTTTCAAAGCACGGATGAACGCTACCGTGCCTTGTTCAACTACAGCAACGTACGGCACCAAGCGGCCGAATCGGGTGGTGCCTACTACCAAGCCGCTACTACGCAGCAACCAGCCGACACGGTACCAGAGCAGCTTTTTGGCTACGACGAGGAAATCTCCCGTCTGACGGAGGCCGCTAATACCGAACACCGCGACGGCATTCGGTTTGTGCAGTCGTATCGCCTGATTGGACGCGGGCTCACTGCCTATCACATCGTGGACTTTCGCCGGCAGCGGAACCGCTTTCTAGATGATTTTGGGCGAGTGCCACAGGGGCAAGCGAGCAACAGGGACCTGCTGTTTTATCCGGTGGCACTGCTGAGCCGGGCAGGCACCAACGACAAAGCCGAGCTTCGACAGGTGGAAAACACAGTTGGCGTATTGGGGCGCAATGAACTAGTGAATTACCGCATCTACGCTCGTCATCGGGGAGTTTCACTTTCTACGCATCGTCGCATCGAGGATCCAATTAACCCTCTTCCTAACGACTCAGAACCGTATAGCAACATATTTCTGGGAGGTACAGCCAACTTCCGCTACAAAATATTTGCTATTGAAACAGTTGGCGAGTACGCTTTGCCTAAGCCCGATCAAGGTAGCAAATTTGGAGAGTACTGGGCGCGTGGACTTGCGCGCCTAGGTCCTTTAACGGGAGAGGTTTTGATTAGCAGTTACTCCCCAACCCTTACTCAGCAGCAATTCAGCGGTAATCACTACCGCTGGGGCCAAAAGTTCAACGAAGCAAAGTACACTTACGATGATGGGCTAGGTCTTAAAAATACAAACGTGCAGCAACTAACGGTACGCTTGGACCAAACGTTAGGGCAGCATCGGTTGGAAGCATCGGGTGCTATCGTCAACATCACCAACTTGGTGTATTACAATGAATTGGGAGAGCCGGAGCAAACCTCGGACCCTTTAGGGCAGCGTGTGCTCACTGCTTCAGTGCGCCACCGTTTTAATGTCGGAAAACTGTTCTTCGATAACCAAGCGCACGCAACTACTGGTGGGGAAGACGACGTGGAGGGAATTCGCATTCCTGGCCTAATTACCAATAGCAAAATATACTACCAAGGCTCCGTGTTCAAGAATGCGTTGTTTGGGCAAATAGGAGCGGAGGTGTACTACCAATCTAGCTGGAAACCCTACGACTACAGCCCTAGCACCCAGCAGTTTTATGTGCAGAACGGATTCACGGCAGCTAATTTTGCCGTGGCAGATGCGTTTCTAACTGCCGATATTCGTACGGTGGCTGTGTTCCTGAAAGTGGCTTATCTGAACCAAGGTTTGCAGCGCGACGGGTTCTTTGTGACACCTTATTACACCACGCTGCCCCGGCGGTTTCAGATTGGAATTCGCTGGCAGTTTTTCGACTGA
- a CDS encoding porin, with translation MKKLLLLALAFVVGQAYGQTADSVAQAPATTKKWFESFAIRGYMQARYNRLLETNPDLSCEQCDRSWGNNGGFSLRRVRLILYGQLHERAYFYLQHDFASAPSGSTTVNFGQLRDAYLDLGLDKVNRFRLRIGQSKVPYGFENMQSSQNRLPLDRNDALNSALSNERDLGVMFYWAPTAVRQRFSRLVKDGLKGSGDYGVLGVGVFNGQTSNRPELNNERHVVARLSYPLVVGQQIIEPALQAYSGQYAVAKDQLSAGVKHRPDMNYLDQRVAATFVLYPQPFGVQAEYNAGRGPEFNPQTDSIETQPLHGGYVMLNYRLQYQQQQFYPFLRLQYYDGGKKHERDARSYTVREAELGVEWQPFSSFELVTMYTLSSRRFEDFQRPSNRQRGGLLRLQAQVNF, from the coding sequence ATGAAGAAATTGTTACTCCTTGCTCTTGCTTTCGTAGTAGGACAAGCCTACGGACAGACTGCTGACTCGGTAGCGCAGGCTCCCGCAACCACCAAAAAATGGTTTGAGAGCTTCGCTATTCGCGGCTACATGCAGGCACGCTACAACCGGTTGCTTGAAACCAACCCCGATCTGTCGTGTGAACAATGTGACAGGTCGTGGGGCAACAACGGTGGGTTTTCGCTGCGCCGGGTGCGCCTGATTCTCTACGGGCAGTTGCACGAACGGGCTTACTTCTATTTGCAGCATGATTTTGCCAGTGCCCCCAGCGGCAGCACCACCGTCAACTTCGGTCAGCTGCGCGATGCCTACCTGGACTTGGGTCTCGATAAGGTCAACCGATTTCGGTTGCGGATAGGCCAAAGCAAGGTGCCCTACGGCTTCGAAAACATGCAGTCCAGCCAGAACCGGCTGCCGCTCGACCGCAACGACGCGCTGAACAGTGCGCTTTCCAACGAGCGGGACTTGGGCGTTATGTTTTACTGGGCGCCTACAGCAGTGCGCCAGCGTTTTTCCCGGCTGGTAAAAGATGGGCTGAAAGGCTCTGGTGACTATGGCGTACTGGGAGTGGGCGTATTCAACGGACAAACTTCCAACCGCCCCGAACTTAACAACGAGCGCCATGTGGTGGCTCGCCTTTCGTATCCGCTGGTGGTGGGCCAGCAGATCATAGAGCCCGCCTTGCAGGCGTATAGTGGCCAATATGCAGTAGCCAAAGACCAACTATCAGCAGGCGTGAAGCACCGCCCCGACATGAACTACCTGGATCAGCGCGTGGCGGCTACGTTCGTGCTGTATCCGCAGCCCTTTGGAGTACAGGCCGAGTACAATGCCGGCCGGGGCCCCGAGTTCAACCCGCAGACAGACAGCATAGAAACGCAGCCCCTGCATGGCGGCTACGTAATGCTTAACTACCGTCTGCAGTACCAACAGCAACAGTTCTATCCGTTTCTGCGCCTGCAGTACTACGATGGCGGTAAGAAGCATGAGCGTGATGCCCGCAGCTACACCGTACGCGAAGCCGAACTAGGGGTGGAATGGCAGCCGTTTAGCAGCTTCGAGTTGGTGACCATGTACACGCTTTCTTCGCGCCGATTCGAGGATTTTCAGCGCCCCAGCAACCGGCAGCGCGGTGGCTTGCTACGCCTGCAGGCGCAGGTAAACTTTTAA
- a CDS encoding glycoside hydrolase family 2 protein, with translation MNSEQTNYGLSISQEELNVPEPFVNPLPRAVLRLNTHVLLDGDWRFALDLEDTGLRDGWHLGHYYEHRAQWPGSVEEHIAQAHGQQEPATWHDSVVAWYEREFTLPEVAESLNRSMLQLTFGACGYETRVWLNGRLLRTIEGEEIHYGEYTSFSYELQAEHLRPVNRLTVRVADTLDAETPRGKQESHVYKRGGIWYQTSTGAVRSIWLEMVERNRLRSRVGVVSVVEDQLVRFTVTPRIHDPGHYTLRLQVFERNAQPNTPPLATSDFKLNLEAGQRQQRVVMEVPDARLWSPEAPNLYRLVAQLIDEEGYAAQIETYFGLRKIEARGRYVYLNNEPVYLDGILYQPGTATYAEVRRHMYAMKELGCNLVRVHIAGVDPRIYNLADELGLLLWVEVPSPHSSTARSRENHRAELMRMLTLIGTHPSVVIWSLYNEDWGAQDIATNPETRRYIVDMYHYLQLAHPQFLVVDNDGWHHISHEGRLKSDLLTAHLYTPDLRRWQELLDRLVQGELEGTAAFPLVVGDPFFYRKQVPLLVSEWGGFGFPDYGGPKDAESRAEDIRLFKQELRARPIAGDVYTQATNIEDERNGIIDVHTGTLTVPPGLLNSRTPKTTEEPEVGH, from the coding sequence ATGAATTCCGAGCAAACCAACTACGGTCTATCTATTAGCCAAGAAGAGCTGAACGTTCCGGAACCATTCGTTAACCCACTACCCCGCGCTGTATTGCGCCTTAACACCCACGTCCTACTCGATGGCGACTGGCGCTTCGCCCTCGACCTTGAAGATACCGGCTTACGCGACGGCTGGCATTTGGGGCATTACTACGAGCACCGAGCCCAGTGGCCAGGCTCTGTGGAAGAGCATATAGCGCAGGCGCACGGTCAGCAGGAGCCCGCCACCTGGCACGACAGTGTGGTGGCGTGGTACGAACGGGAGTTTACGCTCCCTGAAGTAGCAGAATCTCTCAACCGCTCCATGCTTCAGCTCACCTTTGGAGCCTGCGGCTACGAAACCCGGGTGTGGCTCAATGGCCGCTTGCTACGCACCATAGAAGGCGAGGAAATTCACTACGGCGAGTACACATCTTTCTCGTACGAGCTGCAAGCCGAGCATCTGCGCCCGGTCAACCGCCTCACGGTGCGCGTAGCCGACACGCTGGATGCCGAGACGCCGCGGGGCAAGCAAGAGTCGCACGTGTACAAGCGGGGCGGCATTTGGTACCAGACTTCCACTGGCGCAGTGCGCAGCATCTGGCTGGAAATGGTGGAACGCAACCGTCTTCGCTCCCGGGTAGGGGTAGTAAGCGTGGTAGAAGACCAGTTGGTGCGGTTCACCGTTACGCCCCGCATACATGACCCTGGGCATTACACTTTGCGCCTGCAAGTGTTCGAGCGCAACGCCCAACCAAACACGCCCCCGTTAGCTACATCCGACTTCAAGCTGAACCTGGAGGCGGGCCAACGACAACAGCGTGTGGTGATGGAAGTACCCGACGCTCGGTTATGGTCGCCGGAAGCGCCCAACCTGTACCGGTTGGTTGCTCAGCTCATCGACGAGGAAGGCTACGCCGCCCAAATCGAAACGTATTTCGGACTGCGAAAAATAGAAGCTCGTGGCCGGTATGTGTACCTCAACAACGAGCCTGTTTACTTAGATGGCATTCTGTATCAGCCTGGTACGGCCACCTATGCAGAAGTACGGCGCCATATGTATGCCATGAAGGAGCTTGGCTGCAACTTGGTGCGCGTACATATTGCCGGCGTCGATCCACGCATCTACAACCTAGCCGACGAGCTAGGGCTGTTGCTGTGGGTGGAGGTGCCGAGCCCGCACAGTTCCACCGCTCGTAGCCGCGAAAACCATCGTGCCGAATTAATGCGCATGCTCACGCTTATTGGCACGCATCCGTCGGTGGTTATTTGGAGCTTGTACAACGAAGACTGGGGCGCCCAGGACATTGCCACCAATCCCGAAACGCGCCGCTACATCGTGGACATGTACCATTACCTGCAACTCGCGCACCCGCAGTTCTTGGTAGTCGACAATGATGGCTGGCACCATATCTCTCACGAAGGACGCTTGAAGTCTGACTTGCTTACGGCACATTTGTATACGCCTGATTTGCGCCGCTGGCAGGAATTGCTCGACCGGTTGGTACAGGGCGAACTAGAAGGTACTGCAGCTTTCCCCCTCGTCGTCGGCGACCCATTTTTCTACCGCAAGCAGGTGCCGCTGCTGGTCAGCGAATGGGGCGGCTTCGGCTTCCCCGACTACGGTGGCCCGAAAGACGCCGAGAGCCGCGCCGAAGACATCCGCCTCTTCAAACAAGAACTCCGCGCCCGTCCCATTGCCGGCGACGTGTACACGCAGGCCACCAACATTGAAGATGAGCGCAACGGCATCATCGACGTACACACCGGCACCCTAACCGTGCCACCAGGCTTGCTGAATTCCCGGACTCCGAAAACAACCGAAGAGCCGGAAGTGGGCCACTAA
- the lpxK gene encoding tetraacyldisaccharide 4'-kinase, with translation MHRLLLLLLLPLAWLYAGIMAVRNWLYNKGWKESVRFGEVPVISVGNLRVGGTGKTPHVAWVVEELRRLGQQPAILSRGYGRRTRGFRLASPTDTAATLGDEPLQQFQHFQGVVPVAVCEDRLTGLRTLLRQCSTSTSVVLDDAYQHRRVRPDFSVLLTEQQRPFYTDYMLPAGRLRESRAGAARADVVIVTKCDPALTTTQRQEIERQIWRYSRPEIPVLFSVYTYGAPVPLSEVVAEASNATAYSSEIVLLTGIAQPGPLRDYLVGAGYRIVHHAVFADHHVFTAQEIAAVKAYCGPGCRIFTTQKDATRLLDPTLHTEMVGLPVFYIPIAVEFLADGANRLRQLLPAAIQPQAVV, from the coding sequence ATGCACCGCCTGCTACTTCTGTTGCTCTTGCCTTTGGCTTGGCTATATGCCGGCATCATGGCCGTACGCAATTGGCTGTACAACAAAGGGTGGAAAGAGTCGGTACGGTTTGGAGAGGTGCCCGTTATCAGTGTCGGCAACTTACGGGTAGGAGGCACCGGCAAAACCCCGCACGTAGCGTGGGTGGTGGAGGAACTGCGCCGACTAGGGCAGCAACCTGCCATTTTGAGCCGCGGGTACGGCCGCCGTACCCGCGGCTTTCGCCTGGCCAGCCCCACCGATACGGCCGCTACCCTTGGCGACGAGCCATTGCAGCAATTCCAACACTTTCAAGGAGTAGTGCCCGTAGCCGTGTGTGAAGACCGACTAACAGGCTTGCGTACCTTGCTTCGGCAGTGTTCTACAAGCACTAGTGTGGTCCTTGATGATGCCTACCAGCACCGCCGGGTACGCCCCGACTTCAGCGTGTTGCTAACCGAGCAGCAGCGCCCGTTCTATACGGACTATATGCTGCCTGCGGGACGTTTGCGGGAAAGCCGGGCGGGGGCGGCCCGCGCCGATGTGGTGATAGTCACGAAGTGCGACCCTGCGCTAACGACAACTCAACGGCAGGAAATAGAACGTCAGATTTGGCGCTACAGTCGGCCAGAAATACCCGTGTTGTTCAGTGTCTACACGTATGGAGCGCCCGTGCCACTGTCGGAAGTGGTAGCCGAAGCATCGAATGCCACTGCGTATTCTTCGGAAATCGTGCTGCTTACGGGCATTGCGCAGCCTGGTCCATTGCGCGACTATCTGGTGGGTGCGGGCTACCGCATTGTGCACCATGCGGTATTTGCCGACCACCATGTTTTCACTGCACAGGAAATTGCAGCGGTGAAGGCGTATTGCGGCCCAGGTTGCCGTATTTTTACCACCCAGAAAGATGCCACCCGCTTGCTCGACCCCACCTTGCATACGGAAATGGTTGGTTTGCCCGTTTTCTACATTCCAATTGCCGTGGAGTTTCTGGCCGATGGGGCGAACCGTCTGCGCCAGCTGCTTCCAGCCGCTATTCAGCCCCAAGCTGTTGTCTGA
- a CDS encoding amidohydrolase has product MKHTATYLLLLGILCLSSGPVQKEKPDRSNPLKAQATKNIQSAYPEYRKIALQIWEYAEVGYKETQSSALLQQTLRDQGFAVEAGVADIPTAFVATYGSGKPVIGILAEFDALPGLSQQATAEKKPVAGKDAGHGCGHNLFGTASVAAGIELKKLIEARKLKGTIKVYGTPAEEGGSGKVYMVRAGLFREVDAVVHWHPGSENRAMMNNYLANSSAKFRFRGVSAHAAMAPERGRSALDAVEAMNTMVNMMREHIPQETRIHYVITSGGKAPNVVPDYAEVYYYVRHPKKDDVKEIFERVVKAAQGAALGTGTTMEYEVIGGTHDLLLNETLARALQRNLEQVGGVSYSAEESEFGKKIQSSLGFTVPALTAAATVGKFETREGGGSTDVGDVSYVVPTVGLEAATWVPGTPAHSWQAVACDGTEVGTKGMMVAAKTMTMTAIDLFTSPELLRQAQQEFKQDVGTYIYKPLLGDRKPALTYRD; this is encoded by the coding sequence ATGAAACATACAGCTACTTACCTCTTACTACTTGGCATACTTTGCTTGTCGTCGGGGCCAGTACAAAAGGAAAAGCCAGACCGCAGCAATCCGCTTAAAGCACAGGCTACCAAGAACATCCAAAGCGCCTACCCCGAGTACCGCAAGATTGCGCTGCAAATCTGGGAGTATGCCGAGGTTGGGTACAAGGAAACCCAGAGTTCCGCCCTGCTCCAGCAAACCCTGCGTGACCAGGGCTTCGCCGTTGAAGCGGGCGTAGCTGATATTCCAACTGCTTTCGTGGCTACCTATGGCAGCGGCAAGCCAGTCATTGGCATTCTGGCGGAGTTCGATGCCCTCCCCGGCTTGTCGCAGCAGGCCACCGCCGAGAAAAAGCCGGTGGCGGGCAAAGACGCCGGCCACGGCTGCGGGCACAACCTGTTTGGCACGGCCAGTGTAGCCGCCGGAATTGAGTTGAAGAAGCTGATTGAGGCGCGCAAACTCAAGGGCACCATCAAGGTATATGGCACGCCCGCGGAAGAAGGCGGCAGCGGCAAAGTGTACATGGTGCGGGCCGGCCTGTTCCGTGAGGTAGATGCGGTAGTGCATTGGCACCCAGGCAGCGAGAACCGCGCGATGATGAACAACTACCTGGCAAACTCCTCGGCCAAATTCCGGTTTCGTGGGGTTTCGGCGCACGCAGCTATGGCGCCGGAACGCGGCCGGAGCGCCCTGGATGCCGTGGAAGCCATGAATACCATGGTCAACATGATGCGCGAACATATTCCGCAGGAAACGCGCATTCACTACGTCATCACCAGCGGCGGCAAAGCGCCCAACGTCGTGCCCGACTACGCGGAAGTGTATTACTATGTGCGGCATCCCAAGAAAGACGACGTCAAAGAAATCTTCGAGCGAGTAGTGAAAGCCGCCCAGGGCGCCGCGCTAGGCACCGGCACCACCATGGAATACGAGGTGATTGGTGGCACCCATGATCTGCTGCTCAATGAAACCCTGGCCAGGGCGTTGCAGCGCAACCTCGAACAAGTGGGTGGGGTAAGCTACAGTGCCGAGGAAAGCGAGTTCGGCAAGAAAATCCAAAGCTCCCTAGGCTTCACGGTGCCCGCCCTCACCGCGGCTGCCACAGTAGGCAAGTTTGAAACCCGGGAAGGCGGCGGCAGCACCGACGTCGGGGACGTAAGCTATGTAGTGCCCACCGTAGGACTGGAAGCCGCCACCTGGGTACCCGGCACCCCGGCCCACAGCTGGCAAGCCGTTGCCTGCGACGGCACCGAGGTAGGGACCAAAGGCATGATGGTGGCCGCCAAAACCATGACCATGACGGCCATTGACTTGTTTACTTCGCCCGAACTGCTGCGCCAAGCCCAGCAGGAGTTCAAGCAGGATGTGGGCACTTACATCTACAAGCCCTTGCTAGGTGACCGTAAGCCGGCCCTCACCTACCGCGACTAG
- a CDS encoding asparagine synthetase B — translation MTFPRFFLVLLLVVGVAAPTMVRANHVLIPMDQAQKEHLKAYGIAYWLLTKQVEVDWLLNYRGGSFACEVATGVENELAVRNVSYQVISEAQYTSILSEIADPNANMDVMKLEKVPKIAVYTPKGKQPWDDAVTMVLGYAEIPYDQIYDDDVLDGKLPKYDWLHLHHEDFTGQNGKFYAMYRNRPWYQQQIREAEAAAKRHGFTKTSQMKAAVVTKMQEFVAGGGFQFAMCSATDTYDIALAGLGVDMAESMYDGDPADPAAQSKLNFNRTLAFKDFQIVRDPYQYEFSNIDMDMRERGVYEDNDFFQLFTFSAKYDPVPTMLTQNHEKTIKGFMGQTTAFRKTLIKSDVVIMGDNKASGEVRYMHGTLGKGTWTFYGGHDPEDYQHMVEEEPTDLALHPNSPGYRLILNNVLFPAAKKKKQKT, via the coding sequence ATGACCTTCCCTCGTTTTTTCCTTGTGCTGCTGCTGGTAGTTGGGGTGGCGGCGCCTACCATGGTGCGCGCCAACCATGTGCTTATTCCCATGGACCAAGCACAGAAAGAGCATCTGAAGGCCTACGGTATTGCTTACTGGCTGCTTACCAAGCAAGTGGAGGTGGACTGGCTACTTAATTACCGCGGCGGGTCCTTTGCCTGTGAGGTAGCAACCGGGGTGGAAAACGAGTTGGCTGTGCGCAACGTCTCCTACCAGGTTATCAGCGAAGCGCAGTACACCAGCATCCTGTCGGAAATAGCTGACCCGAACGCCAATATGGATGTCATGAAGCTAGAGAAAGTACCTAAGATTGCCGTGTACACGCCCAAAGGCAAGCAGCCCTGGGACGACGCCGTAACCATGGTACTAGGATACGCCGAAATTCCGTACGACCAGATATACGACGACGACGTGCTGGACGGCAAGCTGCCCAAGTACGACTGGCTACACCTGCACCACGAGGATTTTACGGGCCAGAACGGTAAGTTTTATGCCATGTACCGCAACCGCCCCTGGTATCAGCAGCAAATTCGGGAGGCCGAAGCCGCCGCCAAACGCCACGGCTTCACCAAGACTTCGCAAATGAAGGCGGCCGTCGTGACCAAAATGCAGGAGTTTGTTGCGGGAGGTGGCTTTCAGTTTGCCATGTGCTCTGCCACTGATACCTATGACATTGCGTTGGCGGGCTTGGGCGTGGACATGGCCGAAAGTATGTACGACGGCGACCCGGCCGACCCCGCCGCACAAAGCAAGCTCAACTTCAACCGCACCTTGGCTTTCAAAGACTTCCAGATTGTGCGCGACCCGTACCAGTACGAGTTCAGCAACATCGACATGGATATGCGCGAACGGGGCGTGTACGAAGACAACGACTTCTTTCAGCTCTTCACCTTCTCGGCCAAGTATGACCCTGTGCCCACCATGCTCACCCAGAACCACGAGAAAACCATTAAGGGGTTCATGGGCCAGACAACTGCGTTCCGCAAAACCCTCATCAAGTCCGACGTAGTAATAATGGGCGACAACAAAGCCTCGGGCGAGGTACGCTACATGCATGGCACCCTGGGTAAAGGCACTTGGACTTTCTATGGCGGCCACGACCCTGAAGACTACCAGCATATGGTGGAAGAAGAGCCTACCGACTTGGCCTTGCACCCTAATTCGCCAGGTTACCGTCTGATTTTGAACAACGTCCTGTTTCCAGCTGCCAAAAAGAAGAAACAAAAGACCTGA
- a CDS encoding ABC transporter permease, protein MHLLENIKEAFRSIHSNLLRTVLTALIVSIGIMALVGILTAIDAMKYSLNQTFASLGANSFEMKAKGYTNRFRRGGVQGRIYPPISLLQAKKYKQALGDEAQVGISAFISGSAEVKANGQKTNPNVQVVAGDENYLQIQSYNLGAGRAFSPLELENGTNVAIVGAEIKEKLYPAESPLGKYVYLLGRRFLVVGMLEKSGSTGQGGGADRLVLIPLETGNQLPRQRALTFDVKTATPRPEELNYLTGQATGIMRAVRHDPLGQEDSFDVERSDSMAATLDNLSGGLKMGGFGVGFITLLGASIALMNIMMVSVTERTREIGIRKALGATAFQIRQQFLIEAIVICLMGGILGIILGVSMGNAVSLFVGEGTFLVPWFWMTLGLIICVTVGLASGYYPASKAAGLDPIESLRYE, encoded by the coding sequence ATGCACTTGCTAGAAAACATCAAGGAGGCTTTCCGTTCCATTCACAGCAATTTGCTGCGGACCGTCCTAACAGCCCTTATCGTCAGTATCGGGATTATGGCCTTGGTGGGCATTCTAACGGCTATTGATGCCATGAAGTATTCTTTGAACCAGACTTTTGCAAGTCTGGGCGCCAATTCTTTCGAGATGAAGGCGAAGGGCTATACCAACCGGTTTCGGCGAGGGGGCGTACAGGGCCGAATTTACCCGCCTATCAGTTTGCTGCAAGCAAAGAAATACAAACAAGCACTGGGCGACGAAGCGCAGGTTGGTATCTCGGCATTCATTTCGGGTAGTGCTGAAGTGAAGGCCAACGGGCAGAAAACCAACCCTAACGTGCAGGTAGTAGCCGGTGACGAAAACTACCTGCAGATTCAAAGCTACAACCTGGGGGCGGGGCGCGCCTTTTCGCCTCTGGAACTGGAGAACGGAACCAATGTAGCCATTGTAGGGGCCGAAATTAAAGAGAAACTGTACCCCGCCGAAAGCCCGTTGGGCAAGTACGTATACTTGCTGGGCCGCCGCTTTCTGGTAGTAGGCATGCTCGAAAAAAGCGGCAGTACGGGCCAAGGAGGCGGCGCCGACCGCCTGGTGCTCATCCCGCTGGAAACCGGCAACCAATTGCCTCGCCAGCGCGCCCTCACCTTCGATGTAAAAACCGCCACGCCTCGTCCCGAAGAGCTTAATTACTTGACGGGCCAAGCTACCGGCATTATGCGCGCCGTGCGGCACGACCCTTTGGGGCAAGAAGATAGCTTTGACGTAGAGCGCTCCGACTCTATGGCCGCTACGCTCGATAACCTGTCGGGAGGTCTGAAAATGGGTGGGTTTGGGGTTGGTTTTATTACGTTACTCGGGGCCAGTATTGCCCTTATGAACATTATGATGGTGTCGGTGACGGAGCGCACGCGGGAGATAGGTATCCGTAAGGCGCTCGGGGCAACGGCTTTTCAAATCCGACAGCAGTTCCTGATTGAGGCCATCGTTATCTGCCTGATGGGTGGGATACTGGGCATTATTCTGGGCGTATCCATGGGCAACGCGGTGTCTTTGTTTGTAGGTGAAGGTACCTTCCTAGTGCCGTGGTTCTGGATGACCTTAGGCTTGATTATCTGCGTTACGGTTGGGTTAGCCTCAGGCTATTACCCAGCCAGTAAAGCTGCCGGCCTCGACCCAATTGAGAGTCTGCGCTACGAATAG
- the miaE gene encoding tRNA-(ms[2]io[6]A)-hydroxylase, with protein MESQNQEKTILKLKLNTDPRWVDIASKNIEDILVDHAWCEQKAASTGISMIIHYPEKTRLVDELTDLVAEEWSHFERVLLELRKRGYQLGRPRRDEYVVQLLAHVRKGGPRERQLLDQLLVSALIEARSCERFKLLWKHIPDPELSKFYYELMVSEAGHFVSYVDLAKEYCDPKDVEARLQELLKIEGEIVTNLPVRDDRMH; from the coding sequence ATGGAATCTCAGAATCAAGAAAAAACCATCCTCAAACTCAAGCTCAATACCGATCCGCGGTGGGTAGACATTGCAAGCAAGAACATCGAGGACATTCTCGTTGACCATGCGTGGTGCGAACAGAAAGCGGCTAGCACCGGCATCAGCATGATTATCCACTATCCCGAGAAAACTCGGCTCGTAGACGAGCTAACCGATTTGGTGGCCGAAGAGTGGAGCCATTTCGAGCGGGTACTGCTGGAACTGCGTAAGCGAGGCTACCAGCTCGGGCGCCCCCGCCGCGACGAGTACGTGGTACAACTGCTGGCCCATGTGCGCAAAGGCGGGCCGCGTGAGCGGCAGCTTCTAGATCAACTACTTGTGTCGGCTCTCATTGAAGCCCGCAGCTGTGAGCGGTTCAAGCTGCTTTGGAAGCACATTCCGGACCCCGAGCTAAGCAAATTCTACTATGAGCTGATGGTGTCGGAGGCCGGTCACTTTGTGAGCTACGTGGACCTTGCTAAGGAGTACTGCGATCCGAAAGATGTGGAAGCTCGTCTGCAGGAACTGCTAAAGATAGAAGGCGAAATTGTAACCAATCTGCCTGTCCGCGACGACCGGATGCACTAA